In Kaistella faecalis, a genomic segment contains:
- a CDS encoding DEAD/DEAH box helicase — protein sequence MATSFTKVLEKYRKISFSQRDKGDRFERLMKAYLLTDPKYTAIFKKVWMWNEFPSKADLGGTDTGIDLVALTFDGDYWAIQCKCYEENTVIDKKAVDTFLSTSSRSFKNDDLQTTHFSQCLWISTSNNWTNNATESLKNQRPPVSRINIYDLNQAPVDWEKLENNITGEQARTKKYPLKDHQKEALTNTHTYFKENDRGKLIMACGTGKTFTSLRIAENETSGKGLILFLVPSIALLGQTLNEWSAQAMEKINPICICSDPEITKKKTKVEDIDTTSVIDLALPASTNVPNIIQQFHRLKSHDNGGMTVVFSTYQSIEVIAKAQAELGKIFPEYAEFDLIICDEAHRTTGAKLASEDESAFTKVHDNEFLKAKKRLYMTATPRLYDQETKSKAAQAEALLWSMDDEKIYGEEIYRIGFGEAVGRKLLTDYKVLILTLSETDVPPVIQQMISNGESEIRVDDMPKLIGCINALSKQVLGDEGLLKATDPNPMRRAVAFCSTIANSKTITQTLNSVSDTYIDTLPEESNVNTVSVSSDHIDGTMSATERNKLLDWLKDEPEDNECRVLTNVRCLSEGVDVPSLDAVMFLSARNSQVDVVQSVGRVMRLSEGKQYGYIIIPVVVPTTISAEEALDDNERFKVVWTVLNALRAHDDRFNATVNKIELNKKKPSNILVGGVATGFSPDGKPYEKGAYDGGSTEVLEKQLKIQFEELQNAVFARMVQKVGDRRYWEQWAKSVGDIAARQKERIIQLIVDSPKHAKEFERFLKGLRKSINPSIEQEQAVDMLSQHIITKPVFEALFDGYSFVQNNPMSKSMQKMLDLLEEQTIDEDVKTLESFYESVKMRASGIDNAEGKQKIILELYDKFFKTAFPKMVEQLGIVYTPTEVVDFIIHSVADVLQKEFNRNISDENVHILDPFTGTGTFITRLLQSGVIRPEDLERKYKKEIHANEIVLLAYYIASINIENVFHDLTPDPDDGIGKEVYHPFDGICLTDTFQLGETKEGEQLFDEMFPQNSKRVQDQQKTPLRIIVGNPPYSIGQKSANDNAKNQSYPRLDKKIATTYAKESNAGLNKSLYDAYIKAFRWSTDRLDPKHGGIISFVSNGAWLDGNSTDGFRKSLEKEFDSIYIFNLRGNARTSNEQRRKEAGNVFKEGSRTPIAITLLVKNPEAKREKAKIYYKDIGDYLSKDEKLKIISENKSFINRDLGLQELQTNEHGDWINHRNSAFDDFVQLQPNKKYLTSEKSFFISQSLGTATNRDAWVYNFSKKTLRNNINKTINYYNENCNNLLTDKSLKINKDSKLGNWTRDWQNAISKGKLFVENENEYKTTLYRPFTKINSYFDDDLNQERYQLPKIFSGKNIAISVVGTGGSKNFSVIITALIPDLQLMSNGQIFPLYYYEEPKTIQKGLFDDPSESDYVRRDAISDFIYEQAKKQYGKNVTKEDIFYYVYGFLHSKDYRETFAADLKKMLPKLPLLEDVKDFWAFSKAGRQLAALHLDYEAVPAYPGVSVTESNNYQVTKMKFPKKDQKDKIIYNSNIVISNIPAKAYEYVVNGKSAIEWIMERYQITTHKDSGITNNPNDWAAEVGNQRYILDLLLSIINVSIQTVDIVNDLPKLNFE from the coding sequence ATGGCAACAAGCTTTACAAAAGTTCTAGAGAAATATCGCAAAATTTCATTTTCCCAAAGAGACAAAGGGGATCGGTTCGAACGATTAATGAAAGCTTATTTGCTCACTGATCCCAAATACACAGCAATATTTAAAAAAGTTTGGATGTGGAATGAATTTCCTTCCAAAGCTGATCTAGGAGGTACAGATACCGGTATCGATCTGGTAGCCTTAACTTTTGATGGTGATTATTGGGCAATCCAATGTAAATGTTATGAAGAAAATACGGTAATCGATAAAAAAGCTGTTGACACGTTTTTATCTACATCAAGCAGATCATTCAAGAATGATGATTTACAGACCACACATTTCTCACAATGCTTATGGATTTCCACATCGAATAACTGGACCAATAACGCCACAGAATCTTTAAAAAACCAAAGACCACCTGTTTCTAGAATAAATATATACGATTTAAATCAGGCACCTGTTGATTGGGAAAAGTTAGAAAATAATATAACTGGGGAACAGGCAAGAACTAAAAAATACCCACTCAAAGACCATCAGAAAGAAGCTCTGACAAACACACACACTTATTTTAAGGAAAATGACCGTGGTAAACTTATCATGGCCTGCGGTACAGGTAAAACCTTTACATCACTTCGAATTGCAGAAAATGAAACCTCTGGAAAAGGTCTTATTCTTTTCCTGGTTCCTTCCATAGCATTACTAGGACAAACGCTTAATGAGTGGAGTGCCCAGGCGATGGAAAAAATTAATCCTATTTGTATTTGCTCGGACCCGGAAATTACCAAGAAAAAAACTAAAGTTGAGGATATCGATACTACGTCGGTAATAGATTTGGCCTTACCGGCCTCCACTAATGTGCCGAATATTATTCAGCAGTTTCATAGATTGAAATCACATGACAACGGAGGGATGACGGTAGTTTTCTCAACTTACCAATCTATTGAAGTTATTGCAAAAGCACAGGCAGAATTAGGTAAAATATTTCCTGAGTATGCGGAGTTTGATCTCATTATTTGCGACGAAGCTCACAGAACCACAGGTGCCAAATTAGCGTCAGAAGACGAATCTGCCTTCACCAAAGTCCACGATAACGAGTTTCTTAAAGCTAAAAAGAGGCTTTACATGACGGCCACCCCACGGTTATACGACCAGGAGACAAAAAGTAAAGCTGCTCAGGCAGAAGCGCTCTTATGGTCAATGGATGATGAAAAAATCTATGGTGAGGAAATCTACAGAATTGGTTTTGGGGAAGCGGTAGGAAGAAAACTTCTTACTGATTACAAAGTTCTTATTCTAACATTAAGTGAAACTGACGTGCCACCGGTTATTCAGCAAATGATATCCAATGGAGAAAGTGAAATCCGTGTTGATGATATGCCGAAGCTTATTGGCTGCATTAATGCATTATCTAAACAGGTTTTGGGCGACGAAGGTTTGCTAAAAGCTACCGATCCTAACCCTATGCGTAGAGCGGTCGCGTTTTGTTCTACAATTGCTAATTCGAAAACAATTACCCAGACTTTAAATTCTGTTTCGGATACCTATATTGATACACTTCCCGAGGAAAGCAATGTTAATACGGTTTCAGTTTCCTCAGATCATATTGATGGTACCATGTCGGCAACAGAGCGTAACAAACTCTTGGATTGGTTGAAAGACGAACCGGAAGATAATGAATGCCGTGTACTTACAAACGTACGCTGCTTAAGCGAAGGTGTTGATGTGCCTTCCCTGGATGCAGTGATGTTCCTTTCCGCTCGGAATAGCCAGGTAGATGTGGTGCAGTCAGTTGGTCGTGTGATGCGTTTATCCGAAGGAAAGCAGTACGGTTACATTATTATCCCCGTCGTCGTTCCCACCACAATAAGTGCAGAAGAAGCATTGGATGATAACGAACGGTTTAAAGTGGTTTGGACAGTTCTAAACGCACTTCGTGCTCACGATGACCGTTTCAACGCAACAGTAAACAAAATCGAATTAAATAAGAAAAAACCATCCAATATTTTAGTGGGCGGAGTCGCAACCGGTTTTTCTCCCGACGGCAAACCCTACGAGAAAGGCGCTTACGATGGTGGTTCAACTGAAGTGTTGGAAAAACAGCTGAAAATCCAGTTCGAGGAACTTCAGAATGCAGTGTTCGCACGTATGGTCCAGAAGGTCGGCGATCGCCGTTACTGGGAGCAGTGGGCTAAATCCGTTGGGGATATTGCAGCCAGACAAAAGGAACGCATCATTCAGCTCATTGTAGATTCTCCTAAACATGCTAAGGAATTCGAACGCTTCCTGAAGGGGTTACGCAAAAGCATTAACCCTTCCATAGAACAGGAACAGGCGGTTGATATGCTTTCTCAACACATCATTACAAAACCTGTTTTTGAAGCGTTGTTCGATGGATATTCGTTTGTTCAGAATAATCCCATGAGTAAATCAATGCAGAAGATGCTAGATTTATTGGAAGAACAAACAATTGATGAAGATGTTAAAACTTTAGAATCATTCTACGAATCCGTAAAAATGCGGGCTTCGGGGATTGATAATGCTGAAGGCAAACAGAAAATCATCTTAGAATTATACGATAAGTTCTTTAAAACCGCCTTCCCTAAAATGGTTGAGCAGTTAGGAATTGTCTACACCCCAACCGAAGTGGTCGATTTTATTATTCACTCCGTTGCAGATGTACTTCAAAAAGAATTTAACCGGAATATTTCAGATGAAAATGTACACATTCTTGATCCATTTACTGGTACAGGAACCTTCATTACCAGATTACTCCAAAGTGGTGTAATCAGACCGGAAGATTTAGAAAGAAAATACAAGAAAGAAATTCACGCAAATGAAATTGTCTTGTTGGCTTATTACATTGCTTCAATAAACATCGAAAATGTATTCCATGACTTAACTCCTGATCCCGATGATGGTATTGGCAAGGAAGTCTATCATCCTTTTGATGGTATTTGTTTAACCGATACTTTCCAGCTGGGTGAAACAAAAGAGGGCGAACAGTTATTTGATGAAATGTTTCCGCAAAACTCAAAAAGAGTTCAGGATCAGCAGAAAACCCCTCTCCGAATCATAGTGGGTAATCCTCCTTATTCAATTGGTCAAAAATCTGCGAATGATAATGCAAAAAACCAATCATACCCAAGATTAGATAAAAAAATTGCAACCACCTATGCAAAAGAATCGAATGCTGGCCTGAATAAATCTTTATACGATGCTTATATAAAAGCCTTTAGATGGAGTACCGATCGGTTAGATCCAAAACATGGGGGTATCATTTCTTTTGTGTCAAATGGGGCATGGTTAGATGGTAATTCTACTGATGGTTTCAGGAAATCTCTGGAAAAAGAATTCGACTCTATTTATATTTTTAACCTTCGGGGTAATGCAAGAACTAGTAATGAACAAAGAAGAAAGGAAGCAGGCAATGTTTTTAAAGAAGGTAGCAGAACCCCTATCGCAATAACTCTTCTAGTAAAAAATCCTGAAGCAAAAAGAGAGAAAGCTAAAATCTATTATAAAGACATTGGTGATTATCTTTCAAAGGATGAAAAATTAAAAATTATCTCAGAAAATAAGTCTTTCATAAATAGGGATTTAGGATTACAAGAATTACAAACAAATGAGCATGGCGATTGGATTAATCACAGAAATTCTGCTTTTGATGATTTTGTCCAATTACAACCAAATAAAAAATATTTGACATCAGAAAAAAGCTTTTTCATATCTCAAAGTTTGGGAACTGCAACTAATAGAGATGCTTGGGTTTATAACTTTTCAAAAAAAACATTAAGAAATAATATTAATAAAACTATCAATTATTACAATGAAAATTGCAATAATTTACTAACCGATAAATCATTAAAAATTAATAAAGATTCAAAATTAGGAAATTGGACAAGAGATTGGCAAAATGCAATTTCTAAAGGAAAATTATTTGTTGAAAATGAAAATGAATACAAAACCACTTTATATAGACCATTTACTAAAATAAACTCTTATTTTGATGATGATTTAAACCAAGAAAGATACCAATTGCCAAAAATATTTTCAGGTAAAAATATTGCTATTTCTGTCGTTGGTACTGGGGGAAGTAAGAATTTTTCAGTTATCATTACAGCTTTAATTCCAGACTTGCAATTAATGTCTAATGGACAAATCTTCCCACTATATTATTACGAAGAACCAAAAACAATCCAAAAAGGCTTATTTGACGATCCTAGTGAATCTGATTATGTTAGACGAGATGCAATTTCAGATTTTATATACGAACAGGCAAAGAAACAGTATGGTAAAAATGTAACCAAAGAAGACATTTTTTATTACGTGTATGGATTTCTGCATTCAAAAGATTACAGAGAAACTTTTGCTGCCGATCTAAAGAAGATGCTTCCAAAACTCCCTTTACTGGAGGATGTGAAAGACTTTTGGGCATTCTCCAAAGCTGGGCGTCAATTGGCAGCTTTACATCTGGATTATGAAGCTGTTCCTGCCTATCCTGGCGTTTCAGTAACAGAAAGCAACAATTACCAGGTGACAAAAATGAAGTTCCCTAAAAAGGACCAGAAAGACAAGATCATCTATAATAGCAACATAGTAATTTCAAACATTCCGGCAAAAGCCTATGAGTATGTTGTAAATGGTAAATCAGCCATCGAATGGATTATGGAACGCTACCAAATCACCACGCACAAAGATTCAGGAATCACAAATAATCCGAACGATTGGGCTGCTGAAGTAGGCAATCAACGGTATATTTTAGATTTACTTCTGAGTATTATTAATGTTTCCATACAGACA